In one window of Brenneria goodwinii DNA:
- the ppx gene encoding exopolyphosphatase produces the protein MLSSSSLYAAIDLGSNSFHMLVVREAAGSIQTLAKIKRKVRLAAGLDKQNRLSQEAMQRGWQCLRLFSERLQDIPPEQVRVVATATLRLAANADEFLRQASQILGLPVQVISGEEEARLIYQGVAHTTGGPEKRLVVDIGGGSTELATGTGAQATQLFSLPMGCVTWLERYFSDRNLEAGNFERAEQAAREMVRSVASPLREQGWQICVGASGTVQALQEIMVAQGMDEYITLEKLQQLKQHAIQCSKLEELEIEGLTLERALVFPSGLAILLAVFQALDIKTMTLAGGALREGLVYGMLHLPIEQDIRHRTLHNLQRRYLLDIEQAERVGSLADSFLQQVAQSWRLDNRCRELLHNACQVHEIGLSIDFRQSPQHAAYLIRNSDLPGFTPAQKKLLATLLQNQSNPVDLMPLNQQNALPAIQAQRLCRLLRLAIIFASRRRDDTLPAVRLQAEGESLTVILPAGWMAQHPLRAENLEQESRWQSYVHWPLILKENTL, from the coding sequence ATGTTAAGCTCTTCTTCACTTTATGCCGCCATCGATCTCGGCTCCAACAGTTTCCATATGCTGGTGGTCCGGGAAGCCGCCGGAAGTATTCAGACGCTGGCAAAAATAAAGCGAAAAGTCCGCCTTGCCGCCGGGCTGGATAAGCAAAACCGGTTATCGCAGGAAGCGATGCAGCGAGGCTGGCAGTGCCTGCGCCTTTTTTCAGAACGGTTGCAGGATATCCCTCCGGAGCAGGTGCGCGTCGTCGCCACCGCGACTTTACGGCTGGCCGCTAATGCAGACGAATTTCTGCGACAGGCCAGTCAGATACTGGGATTGCCGGTGCAGGTTATCAGCGGTGAAGAAGAGGCCAGACTGATTTATCAGGGCGTTGCCCATACCACTGGCGGCCCGGAAAAACGTCTGGTGGTCGATATCGGCGGCGGCAGCACCGAACTGGCTACCGGCACCGGCGCACAGGCCACACAGCTTTTCAGTTTACCGATGGGGTGCGTAACCTGGCTGGAGCGCTACTTCAGCGATCGCAATTTGGAAGCTGGAAATTTTGAGCGCGCCGAACAGGCCGCCCGCGAAATGGTGCGTTCGGTTGCGAGTCCGCTGCGTGAACAAGGGTGGCAGATCTGTGTCGGCGCCTCGGGCACCGTACAGGCGTTGCAGGAAATCATGGTCGCCCAGGGGATGGATGAATATATTACCCTGGAAAAACTTCAGCAGTTGAAACAGCACGCCATCCAGTGCAGTAAGCTGGAAGAGCTTGAAATCGAAGGGCTTACCCTGGAACGCGCGCTGGTATTCCCCAGCGGATTGGCCATTCTGTTGGCGGTTTTTCAGGCGCTCGACATCAAAACCATGACGCTGGCCGGCGGCGCGCTGCGCGAGGGTTTGGTGTATGGCATGCTGCACCTGCCGATTGAACAGGACATCCGTCACCGTACGCTGCACAATTTGCAGCGCCGCTATCTGTTGGATATCGAACAGGCTGAACGGGTGGGTTCGCTGGCCGACAGCTTTCTCCAGCAGGTTGCCCAAAGCTGGCGGTTGGACAACCGATGTCGCGAGCTGCTGCACAATGCCTGTCAGGTTCATGAAATTGGTCTGAGCATCGATTTTCGCCAGTCACCGCAGCATGCCGCCTACCTGATCCGCAATAGCGACCTCCCCGGCTTTACTCCCGCACAAAAGAAACTGTTAGCCACGCTGCTGCAAAACCAGAGCAATCCTGTCGATCTGATGCCGTTAAATCAGCAAAATGCGTTGCCGGCGATACAGGCGCAGCGTTTATGCCGCTTACTGCGGCTGGCGATTATTTTTGCCAGTCGTCGTCGTGACGACACGCTTCCCGCTGTCCGTCTGCAGGCCGAAGGAGAAAGCCTGACCGTTATTCTGCCTGCCGGCTGGATGGCTCAACATCCGCTGCGGGCGGAAAATCTGGAACAGGAAAGCCGCTGGCAAAGCTATGTTCATTGGCCGTTGATCCTAAAAGAAAACACCTTGTAA